In Alkalibaculum bacchi, the genomic stretch CGGATTGATTCAGAAAGCCAAACTCGAATTAGAACAGTCAAAAAACTTTTTCACTAATGTAACAGACCCAGACTTAGTAGACTATGCCGCACATAAAATTCTCGCCAATCAATATTTTTATAATTACCTATTAAAGAAAGCTAAAAAAGAAAATATTAAAGCCGAATTATAAAAAGCGAATAAATATTACCATACTGAAATACCTATATATTAGGACAAAGGATGGTGATATTAAAAATGGGCTTAGGATTAGAAACAGATGCAATTTTAGCTTATTCTATTGGATTGTTAATCTTATATTTTTTTGGGAGCACATTATTTAAGGCATTCAAAATACCAGTACGCTTCGTTGTGTCAGTCTTTATCAATAGTATAATAGGTGGATTATTGCTCTTGCTCTTAAATATGTTTAACTTCGATATAGGAGTAAATCCATGGAATGCTCTAGTAATAGGTATCTTCGGGATTCCA encodes the following:
- a CDS encoding DUF2508 family protein; translated protein: MDKVEKSKRIIIDKKIINQYVQTIKVEIQEFKHKRQAERERIQTKNQNEYFVGLIQKAKLELEQSKNFFTNVTDPDLVDYAAHKILANQYFYNYLLKKAKKENIKAEL
- a CDS encoding pro-sigmaK processing inhibitor BofA family protein — protein: MVILKMGLGLETDAILAYSIGLLILYFFGSTLFKAFKIPVRFVVSVFINSIIGGLLLLLLNMFNFDIGVNPWNALVIGIFGIPGLILLIVLKLILAV